The proteins below are encoded in one region of Saccopteryx leptura isolate mSacLep1 chromosome 1, mSacLep1_pri_phased_curated, whole genome shotgun sequence:
- the CD248 gene encoding endosialin, which translates to MLLRLLLAWAAMVPTLGQAPWATQPRSACDPDSCYALFPRRGTFLEAWRACRKLGGDLATPRTPEEAQRLDSLVGAGPAGRLLWIGLQRQARQCQPQRPLRGFTWTTGDQDTAFTNWAQPATGAPCPAQRCAALEASGGHRWLEGSCSLAVDGYLCQFYFKGSCPALREEAGQAGPAVYTTPFHLVSTEFEWLPFGSVAAVPCQAGREASLLCVKQPEGGVRWSRDGPLCPGTGCNPDNGGCEHECVEEVDGHVSCRCTEGFRLAADGRSCEDPCAHAPCEQQCEPGGPQGYSCHCRLGFRPAEDEPYRCVDTDECQIVGVCQQMCVNYVGGFECYCSEGHELEADGISCSPAGDMGARASQDLGPELLDDGEDEEDEGEAWEDFDGGWTEMPGIPWMEATQPPPDFDLAYRLSFPENGEPQMPYLDPTWPPPLGAPRAPYHSSVLSVTRPVVVSATRPTLPSAHQPPIVSATHPPLAPAPQPPRIPAMHPALPPDRQFPMISANYPDLPSVHQSIISTTHPAWPPAHQPPAHQSPVISAKYPEMYTSHQSPMFSDAQVADTQTTTHWPGIPANHTPLVTTSSTHHPPVTPDVPVLKAQDTHLPITSTSQPSLTTTSRFSVPPAHQGPLPAATHPAVLRTALPSQRPTNQTAPASPTHIYSKAPQVPRESASDPKLTPWLPSAAPTALGEASSEGRSRRDDRWLLVALLVPTCVFLVVLLALGIVYCTRCGPHAPNKRITDCYRWVTHTGNKGPTEPMPHRGSLTGVQTCRTSV; encoded by the coding sequence ATGCTGCTGCGCCTGCTGCTGGCCTGGGCGGCCATGGTGCCCACGCTGGGCCAGGCCCCATGGGCCACCCAGCCCCGCTCCGCCTGCGACCCCGACAGCTGCTACGCGCTCTTCCCGCGGCGCGGCACCTTTCTGGAAGCCTGGAGGGCTTGCCGAAAGTTGGGGGGCGACCTGGCCACGCCGCGAACCCCTGAGGAGGCCCAGCGCCTGGACAGCCTAGTGGGTGCCGGCCCAGCCGGCCGACTGCTGTGGATTGGGCTGCAGCGGCAGGCCCGGCAATGCCAGCCGCAGCGCCCACTGCGCGGCTTCACGTGGACCACGGGAGACCAGGACACAGCCTTCACCAACTGGGCCCAGCCTGCCACTGGTgcgccctgccccgcccagcGCTGCGCTGCCCTTGAGGCGAGTGGAGGGCATCGCTGGCTCGAGGGCTCGTGTTCGCTGGCTGTGGACGGCTACCTGTGCCAGTTCTACTTCAAGGGCTCCTGCCCGGCGCTGCGGGAGGAGGCTGGCCAGGCCGGCCCGGCTGTCTACACCACGCCCTTTCACCTGGTCTCCACCGAGTTCGAGTGGTTGCCCTTCGGCTCCGTGGCTGCCGTGCCATGCCAGGCTGGCAGAGAGGCCTCTTTGCTGTGCGTGAAGCAGCCTGAGGGTGGTGTGCGCTGGTCACGGGACGGGCCCCTGTGCCCAGGTACCGGCTGCAACCCGGACAACGGGGGCTGTGAACACGAGTGCGTAGAGGAGGTGGATGGTCATGTGTCCTGTCGCTGCACTGAGGGCTTCCGGCTGGCAGCCGACGGGCGCAGCTGTGAGGACCCCTGTGCCCATGCCCCGTGTGAGCAGCAGTGTGAGCCTGGTGGGCCACAGGGCTACAGCTGCCACTGTCGCCTGGGTTTCCGGCCAGCTGAGGATGAGCCGTACCGCTGCGTGGACACAGACGAATGTCAGATCGTCGGGGTGTGCCAGCAGATGTGTGTCAACTATGTTGGTGGTTTCGAGTGCTACTGCAGCGAAGGGCACGAGCTTGAGGCTGATGGCATCAGCTGCAGCCCTGCTGGGGACATGGGTGCTCGGGCTTCTCAGGACCTTGGACCTGAGTTGCTGGATGATGGAGAGGATGAAGAGGATGAAGGTGAGGCCTGGGAGGACTTCGATGGTGGCTGGACAGAGATGCCTGGGATCCCGTGGATGGAGGCCACGCAGCCACCGCCTGACTTTGACCTGGCCTATAGACTTAGCTTCCCAGAGAATGGAGAACCACAGATGCCCTACCTGGACCCTACCTGGCCACCCCCACTCGGTGCCCCCAGGGCCCCCTATCACTCTTCAGTGCTCTCCGTCACCCGGCCTGTTGTGGTCTCTGCCACACGCCCCACACTGCCTTCTGCCCACCAACCCCCTATTGTTTCTGCTACACACCCACCCCTGGCCCCTGCCCCTCAACCCCCCAGGATCCCTGCCATGCACCCAGCTTTGCCCCCTGACCGCCAGTTCCCCATGATCTCAGCCAACTATCCAGATCTGCCCTCTGTCCACCAATCTATTATCTCCACCACCCACCCAGCATGGCCTCCTGCCCACCAACCCCCTGCCCACCAATCCCCAGTTATCTCAGCCAAATACCCTGAAATGTACACTTCCCACCAGTCCCCCATGTTTTCAGATGCCCAGGTGGCTGATACACAGACCACCACTCATTGGCCTGGAATCCCAGCTAACCACACTCCTCTGGTCACAACCTCCAGTACTCATCACCCTCCTGTGACACCAGATGTCCCAGTCCTCAAAGCCCAGGACACCCACCTTCCCATAACCTCAACTTCCCAGCCATCTCTGACCACTACTTCCAGGTTCTCTGTGCCCCCCGCCCATCAAGGCCCTTTGCCTGCAGCCACCCATCCCGCAGTCCTCCGTACTGCCCTGCCCTCTCAGAGGCCCACTAACCAGACCGCTCCCGCCAGCCCTACACACATCTATTCCAAAGCCCCACAGGTCCCAAGAGAAAGTGCCTCTGATCCCAAACTGAccccatggctgccctcagcAGCCCCAACAGCCCTGGGAGAGGCCAGTTCTGAGGGCCGAAGCCGGAGGGATGACCGATGGCTGCTGGTGGCACTCCTAGTACCAACATGTGTCTTCTTGGTGGTCCTACTTGCACTGGGCATTGTGTACTGCACGCGCTGTGGCCCCCATGCTCCCAACAAACGCATTACGGACTGCTATCGCTGGGTCACCCACACTGGGAACAAGGGCCCCACGGAACCCATGCCCCACCGGGGCAGCCTCACAGGGGTGCAGACCTGCAGAACCAGTGTGTGA